The following proteins are co-located in the Paludibaculum fermentans genome:
- a CDS encoding TonB-dependent receptor, whose translation MPRRHVSSTRLFTFVTTLVFVTLFTQGALLAQVAGRLSGSVVDSTGASVPNAQVRVFLSGGKDAVMETTTNSAGLFSFVAVRPESYEVEVTASGFAASRATGVKVNPIQETNLPPFTLEVKTTQVTVEVAAIVQGVQTANSEISSTVTSSQVQNLPVLDRQVSSLFLTQPGVSSGRGSTVVNGMRTSFANVTLDGINIQDNFIRTNSLDYIPTKTTIDQIAEITIATSNASTTIGGGGAQMVLVTRSGSNDWHGALYWYNRNSALSANDWFNNRAGVGVPFLNLNQPGGSIGGRIIRDKLFFYTNYEAYRLRQQTSTLRTTLLGDARNGIFTYKDTGGVTKTANLLSMRGIQIDPAIKSMLGQLPTANSVDAGDGLNTSGYLFNARSNEDRNHFIYKGDYYLSAKHSFTGTYNYTSDKVDRPDLGDFFTTVPPVFNDNHNHLLSAAWRWMATPTLTNELRGGFNLGPGTFNVSNDYSKYVVAGLIFSNPSNTFLKQGRDTNTYTLQDNATWLKGKHEVAFGFQSQYIRTSPFNDAGILPQYTLGISTGNTTGFLASELPGIRSSDLNTANSLYTSLGGIVSRYDQTFNVTGRDSGFVNGATNLRQLSYDTYAGYVSDKWRVLPRLTLNLGLRYEYWARLNEKNSLFLLPTLINNDVRGTLLNPNASFDFAGNSVGRPYYNKDLNNFAPSIGFAYDLTGHQKTVLRGGYSISYVNDDTITAVRNNITTNVGLSSTVTNPNVVATLATAPSVPVAVYKVPRTQVDNYALSTSAAIGMPDPNLRTPYVQQFTLGIQHEIKGTVIEARYLGNHGVKLFRAYDYNQVQIGPNGFLADFKRAQANGFAALSSTGKFDPRYDATVAGSQPLPFFDQLGSKGLLTNSTVIAYIRQGEPGTLAEVYQTNKLNGPFSFFRNPNALGANTIANASNSTYNAAQVDVRRRISRGLQVQGNYTFSKVMSDTTGDGQTRFESYLDENNGKLERARAPFDITHVIKGNFYYELPYGAGKTFSGSHMMNQIFGGWSLSGIMTYQSGTPFSIFSNRGTLNRGARSTGTNTASIAGLTKDQLDSSVGGLFMNGNGPFFVSPSLIGSDGRGVNSDGSGTYTGQIFYNPAAGTLGNLQRRMFSGPWLFNFDASIAKRVVFAERHSVDLRMDVYNLPNHPSFYAGNETSSTTRFNINQTTFGRIASTLNAARIVQFGMYYRF comes from the coding sequence GTGCCACGAAGACATGTAAGCTCTACCCGCTTATTCACATTCGTTACAACTTTAGTTTTTGTTACATTGTTCACACAGGGCGCTTTGCTTGCCCAGGTCGCCGGCCGGCTGAGCGGGAGCGTCGTTGATTCCACAGGTGCTTCGGTGCCCAACGCCCAGGTCCGCGTCTTCCTGTCCGGCGGCAAGGACGCTGTGATGGAAACCACCACCAACAGCGCAGGCCTGTTCTCCTTCGTCGCGGTTCGGCCAGAATCCTATGAAGTGGAAGTTACCGCCAGCGGTTTCGCGGCCTCGCGTGCCACTGGCGTCAAGGTCAATCCGATTCAGGAAACCAACCTTCCCCCGTTCACCCTGGAAGTAAAAACCACGCAGGTCACCGTTGAAGTTGCCGCCATCGTGCAGGGAGTGCAGACCGCCAACAGCGAGATCTCCTCTACGGTCACTTCCAGCCAGGTTCAGAACCTGCCTGTTCTCGATCGCCAGGTGAGCTCCCTTTTCCTCACTCAGCCCGGAGTCAGCTCGGGCCGTGGCTCGACCGTTGTCAACGGTATGCGTACGTCGTTCGCGAACGTCACCCTGGACGGTATCAATATCCAGGACAATTTCATCCGTACCAACTCGTTGGACTACATCCCCACAAAGACCACGATTGACCAAATTGCGGAAATTACCATCGCGACCTCGAATGCCTCCACCACCATTGGCGGCGGCGGCGCACAGATGGTGCTCGTCACGCGTTCCGGCTCGAACGATTGGCATGGTGCTTTGTACTGGTACAACCGCAACAGCGCTCTGTCGGCGAATGACTGGTTTAACAACCGCGCCGGTGTCGGCGTCCCGTTCCTGAACCTCAATCAGCCCGGAGGCTCAATCGGCGGCCGCATCATCCGCGACAAGCTGTTCTTTTACACCAACTACGAAGCCTACCGTCTGCGCCAGCAGACCTCCACACTCCGCACCACCCTGCTTGGCGACGCCCGCAACGGCATCTTTACATACAAAGACACCGGCGGCGTGACGAAGACGGCCAATCTGCTCAGCATGCGCGGTATTCAGATTGATCCCGCTATCAAGAGCATGCTAGGCCAATTGCCCACGGCCAACAGCGTTGACGCCGGCGACGGCCTGAATACGTCCGGCTATCTGTTCAATGCGCGTTCCAACGAAGACCGCAACCACTTCATCTACAAGGGTGACTACTACCTGTCTGCGAAACACAGCTTCACTGGTACCTACAACTACACTAGTGACAAGGTGGATCGCCCCGACCTTGGTGATTTCTTCACCACGGTTCCGCCGGTCTTCAACGACAACCACAACCACCTGCTCAGCGCGGCATGGCGTTGGATGGCCACTCCGACCCTGACCAACGAACTCCGTGGCGGCTTCAATCTCGGACCGGGCACCTTCAATGTCAGCAACGACTATTCGAAGTACGTCGTAGCGGGTCTGATCTTCAGCAACCCCTCGAATACGTTCCTCAAACAGGGCCGCGATACGAATACCTACACCCTCCAGGACAATGCAACCTGGCTGAAGGGTAAGCACGAAGTCGCTTTTGGCTTCCAGTCCCAATACATCCGTACCTCGCCCTTCAACGATGCTGGCATCCTGCCCCAGTACACGCTGGGCATCAGTACCGGGAATACCACGGGCTTCCTGGCCTCCGAGCTCCCCGGCATTCGCTCCTCTGATTTGAACACGGCCAACTCGCTCTACACTTCACTGGGCGGTATTGTCAGCCGCTACGACCAGACTTTCAACGTGACCGGTCGCGACTCCGGTTTCGTGAATGGCGCCACCAACCTGCGCCAGTTGAGCTACGACACCTATGCCGGCTACGTCAGCGACAAATGGCGGGTGCTGCCGCGGTTGACCCTCAACCTCGGCCTGCGTTACGAATACTGGGCTCGCCTGAACGAGAAGAATTCCCTCTTCCTGCTGCCCACGCTCATCAATAACGACGTACGCGGCACGCTGCTGAACCCGAATGCCTCGTTCGATTTTGCCGGCAACAGCGTGGGCCGTCCTTACTACAACAAGGACCTGAATAACTTCGCGCCCAGCATCGGCTTCGCGTATGACCTCACTGGCCATCAGAAGACCGTCCTGCGCGGCGGCTACAGCATCAGCTACGTCAACGACGATACGATCACTGCAGTCCGCAACAACATCACCACCAATGTTGGCCTCTCCTCCACGGTGACCAACCCCAATGTCGTGGCCACTCTTGCCACCGCGCCTTCCGTTCCCGTCGCGGTCTACAAAGTGCCTCGCACGCAGGTGGACAACTACGCCCTCAGCACCTCGGCCGCCATCGGCATGCCCGATCCGAACCTGCGTACGCCCTACGTTCAGCAGTTCACTTTGGGCATTCAGCACGAAATCAAAGGCACGGTCATCGAAGCTCGGTACCTGGGCAACCATGGCGTGAAGCTCTTCCGCGCCTATGACTACAATCAGGTGCAGATCGGTCCGAATGGCTTCCTCGCCGACTTCAAGCGCGCCCAGGCAAATGGCTTTGCGGCGCTGTCTTCCACTGGTAAATTCGATCCGCGCTACGACGCCACGGTTGCTGGTAGTCAGCCGCTGCCGTTCTTCGATCAACTCGGCAGCAAGGGGCTGCTGACCAATTCCACCGTCATCGCCTACATCCGTCAGGGTGAACCCGGAACTTTGGCCGAGGTCTATCAAACCAATAAGTTAAATGGCCCGTTCAGCTTCTTCCGCAACCCGAACGCTCTCGGTGCGAACACGATCGCGAACGCGTCGAATTCCACTTACAATGCGGCCCAGGTGGATGTCCGCCGCCGCATCAGCCGGGGCCTCCAGGTCCAGGGGAACTACACATTCTCTAAGGTGATGAGCGACACCACTGGTGACGGCCAGACCCGATTCGAATCCTACCTGGATGAGAACAATGGCAAGCTGGAGCGCGCCCGCGCGCCGTTCGACATCACCCACGTCATCAAGGGCAACTTCTACTACGAACTCCCCTATGGCGCAGGCAAGACTTTCAGCGGCAGCCACATGATGAATCAGATCTTCGGCGGATGGTCGCTGAGCGGCATTATGACTTACCAGTCAGGTACGCCGTTCTCCATCTTCTCGAATCGCGGCACCCTGAACCGTGGAGCCCGTTCCACCGGCACCAACACGGCCAGCATCGCCGGCCTGACGAAGGACCAGTTGGATTCCTCGGTCGGCGGTCTGTTCATGAACGGCAATGGCCCGTTCTTCGTGTCGCCCTCGCTCATCGGCTCCGACGGCCGCGGCGTCAACAGCGACGGTTCTGGCACCTACACCGGGCAGATCTTCTACAACCCGGCCGCCGGCACGCTCGGCAACCTGCAGCGCCGC
- a CDS encoding PadR family transcriptional regulator → MKNTERKDLFPGALEMMVLQTLSGQPLHGYALVQHIQRNSNDLLQVEEGSLYPALQRMLKSGLVKADWGVSSTGRRVRIYEISEAGAKHLAQEVRSFERMLEGIRLVLSPVKP, encoded by the coding sequence ATGAAGAACACCGAGCGAAAAGACCTGTTTCCCGGGGCACTGGAGATGATGGTGCTCCAGACCCTGAGCGGACAGCCGCTGCACGGCTATGCCCTGGTGCAGCACATTCAGCGGAACTCGAACGACCTGCTGCAGGTGGAGGAGGGGTCCCTCTACCCCGCCCTGCAGAGAATGTTGAAGAGCGGCCTCGTCAAAGCGGACTGGGGCGTCTCGTCGACCGGCCGGCGGGTGCGCATCTATGAGATCTCAGAGGCCGGCGCAAAACACCTCGCGCAGGAGGTGCGCAGTTTTGAGCGCATGCTGGAAGGGATTCGCCTTGTCCTGTCCCCGGTGAAGCCATGA
- a CDS encoding ABC transporter permease produces the protein MNWIQQLFSRRQLDRDLAEEIRQHMEEKVEELMAGGLPRKDAELAARRAFGNPASLEEQGRDVWRWAAVEDFLTDVRFALRQLRKSPSFTLACILTLALGIGANTVVFSVVNAVVLRPLPFAQPERLAVVGAIDARRPEEISDFSYPNFFDLRKDNTVFEHLVSFRSTDATLTGSSRPVHVRAQIVSWDLFPLLGIQPALGRGFVRQEEESGQRAVVLSHEVWRDEFGGDPGIVGRSVTVDSQPHTVVGIAPRDFAFPPGDRTVGVWLTLGRDADSSTITPITKQRGARLLSALARLKPGVSMRQARAQLDVVAASLARAYPDSNKNMAKTQVLPAASALAGEAKGPLFLLLGAVGLVLLIACANIANLLLSRTAERSREFALRAAIGAGQGRIVRQLITESLTLSVIGCGLGIAAAMWTAQFLLPLVGDAVPRIQETSIDGRVLGFSVALAILTTVLFGLAPAIRVAKSDFQAGLREGGRSVTDNSDGLRGALCVGQIALGLVLLSAASLLIASFVQLLRRDLGLQPERVLSFSVDLPGKAYPKPRQLSFHSELLDRLASLPGVEAAALAMPLPLTGSQMHIAFNIQERPARPSERPSSDMALVTPGYFKTIGAPLLQGRGFTERDDDSAPPVLVVNRAFADRFFPGEDAVGKWIQPGASTGPGDPKMRQIIGIVGNARQSMLKAAADPIYYFPYKQLPWCCASVVVRSAAAPGLLEPEIRRTVSALDKQLPVFDVVTLDTILTKGFAQARVPVYLLGGFAGIALLLTVVGLYGVLAYSVVRRTREFGVRIALGASRHEVLGLVLRRATRLVLTGIVLGLAGALAVGRLISQLLIGVSSTSPLLLTAACVVLALTAASAAYFPARRAASIDPVRALRAE, from the coding sequence ATGAACTGGATCCAACAGCTATTCTCGCGGCGCCAATTGGACCGTGATCTGGCGGAGGAGATCCGCCAGCACATGGAAGAGAAGGTGGAGGAGCTCATGGCGGGCGGGCTGCCGCGCAAGGACGCGGAGTTGGCGGCCCGGCGGGCCTTTGGCAATCCGGCCAGCCTGGAAGAGCAGGGCCGCGACGTCTGGCGCTGGGCGGCGGTTGAGGATTTCCTGACCGACGTCCGCTTTGCGCTGCGGCAGTTGCGGAAGTCGCCTTCCTTCACCCTCGCCTGTATCCTGACGTTGGCGCTCGGCATCGGGGCCAACACGGTTGTGTTCAGCGTGGTGAACGCGGTGGTACTGCGCCCGTTGCCGTTCGCCCAACCGGAGCGGCTGGCCGTGGTGGGGGCGATTGACGCCCGCCGCCCGGAGGAGATCTCCGACTTCTCCTATCCCAATTTCTTCGACCTCCGCAAGGACAACACGGTCTTTGAACACCTGGTGAGCTTCCGTTCGACGGATGCCACGCTCACCGGCTCTTCGCGGCCTGTTCACGTACGGGCGCAGATCGTCTCCTGGGATCTCTTCCCGCTGCTGGGCATCCAGCCGGCGCTGGGCCGGGGCTTTGTGCGGCAGGAGGAGGAATCCGGTCAACGAGCCGTGGTGCTGAGTCACGAAGTGTGGCGCGACGAGTTCGGCGGCGACCCCGGCATTGTGGGCCGCAGCGTGACGGTCGACAGCCAGCCGCATACAGTGGTCGGAATCGCACCACGGGACTTTGCGTTCCCGCCTGGCGACCGGACGGTGGGCGTCTGGCTGACCCTGGGCCGGGATGCCGACTCCTCCACCATTACCCCGATCACGAAGCAACGGGGCGCCCGTCTGTTGAGCGCGCTCGCCCGGCTGAAACCCGGCGTGTCGATGCGGCAGGCGCGGGCACAACTCGATGTAGTGGCGGCATCGCTGGCGCGCGCCTATCCGGATTCCAACAAGAACATGGCCAAGACGCAGGTACTGCCGGCGGCCTCAGCCCTGGCGGGTGAGGCGAAAGGCCCGTTGTTCCTGCTGTTGGGCGCCGTGGGCCTGGTGCTGCTGATCGCCTGCGCCAATATTGCGAATCTGCTGCTGTCACGAACCGCTGAACGCTCAAGGGAATTCGCCCTGCGGGCGGCGATCGGGGCGGGCCAGGGCCGCATCGTCCGGCAACTGATTACGGAGAGCCTTACACTCTCGGTCATCGGCTGCGGTCTCGGGATCGCGGCCGCGATGTGGACCGCCCAGTTCCTGCTGCCTCTTGTGGGCGACGCCGTGCCCAGGATCCAGGAGACCAGTATCGACGGCCGCGTCCTGGGTTTCTCAGTGGCGCTGGCAATTCTCACGACCGTTCTGTTCGGCCTGGCGCCGGCGATTCGCGTGGCGAAGTCCGATTTCCAGGCCGGCCTGCGGGAGGGCGGCCGCAGTGTCACGGACAACTCCGACGGGCTCCGCGGGGCACTTTGCGTTGGACAGATCGCGTTGGGCCTCGTGCTGCTCAGCGCGGCGAGCCTGCTGATCGCGAGCTTCGTCCAACTGCTGCGCCGGGACCTGGGCCTGCAGCCGGAGCGCGTCCTGAGCTTCAGTGTCGACCTGCCCGGCAAGGCGTATCCGAAGCCCCGCCAGCTCAGCTTCCATTCCGAACTGCTGGACCGCCTGGCGAGCCTGCCTGGAGTGGAAGCGGCCGCCCTGGCCATGCCCCTGCCGCTGACCGGCAGCCAGATGCACATCGCCTTCAACATCCAGGAGCGGCCCGCACGGCCGTCCGAGCGGCCTTCGTCGGACATGGCGCTCGTCACGCCTGGCTACTTCAAAACGATAGGCGCCCCGCTGCTGCAGGGCCGCGGCTTCACGGAACGGGACGACGACAGTGCGCCGCCGGTGCTGGTGGTGAATCGCGCCTTCGCCGACCGCTTCTTTCCGGGCGAGGACGCAGTGGGCAAGTGGATCCAACCGGGCGCCTCCACCGGACCGGGCGACCCCAAGATGCGCCAGATTATCGGCATCGTCGGCAATGCCCGGCAGTCCATGCTGAAGGCCGCCGCCGATCCCATTTATTACTTCCCGTATAAACAGCTGCCCTGGTGCTGCGCGTCGGTTGTGGTGCGCAGCGCGGCGGCTCCAGGATTGCTGGAGCCGGAGATCCGCCGAACGGTGTCGGCGCTCGACAAGCAACTCCCGGTCTTCGACGTCGTCACGCTCGACACGATCCTCACGAAAGGCTTCGCACAGGCGCGCGTGCCGGTCTACCTGCTGGGCGGCTTTGCCGGCATTGCGCTGCTGCTCACGGTGGTCGGACTGTACGGCGTGCTGGCCTATTCGGTGGTGCGGCGGACGCGGGAGTTCGGGGTGCGCATCGCGCTGGGCGCAAGCCGTCACGAGGTGTTGGGACTCGTTCTCAGGCGGGCCACGCGGCTGGTGCTCACCGGAATCGTCCTGGGCCTGGCGGGCGCACTGGCGGTGGGCCGGCTCATCAGCCAGTTGCTCATCGGAGTCTCGTCCACCAGCCCGCTGCTGCTGACGGCGGCGTGCGTGGTGCTGGCCCTGACGGCTGCCTCGGCGGCCTACTTCCCTGCGCGGCGCGCGGCGTCCATCGATCCGGTGCGGGCGCTGCGGGCGGAGTAG
- a CDS encoding PKD domain-containing protein, with translation MNFKPLLLTLWACLPLAVCAQSAYDVALIGDVPYGASAEPKYERMIADINKSGVDLTVHIGDTKSGSTRCDDSHYVKTLNWFNSFDKPLMYSVGDNEWTDCMRANNGGYDPLDRLALVRKTYFSSNMSLGRNPVQLMVQSDDPQYALYSENRMLVKAPVVFATIHMPGSNNNYEYRTSQGAPNPFYDNDKEYTARSAANLAWLHKAFQTARETKALGLMLLIQANIFETFMDTGTGSTHSGFADFVAALREETKAFNGEVVMVSGDSHYMRVDKPLTENWPACTSATGNCVAYDAALDARGNRIINFTRLEVPGSADVHWAVAHIRPNSRNVFQFEFMILPATATTTGVTAVATAQGTKIDANTVETQSPQIVVDGSASTSTNGGVLNYVWTSAPGYAVPAILGNGKAAPLVQFSGKGIYRLVLTVTDRTGASAQSTVTIRVV, from the coding sequence ATGAACTTCAAGCCTCTGTTGCTGACACTCTGGGCGTGTCTCCCTCTCGCGGTCTGCGCCCAATCCGCCTATGACGTTGCGTTGATCGGGGATGTGCCCTACGGCGCCTCGGCCGAGCCGAAGTACGAGCGGATGATCGCCGATATCAATAAATCCGGCGTCGACCTCACCGTGCATATCGGGGATACGAAGAGCGGCTCCACGCGCTGCGACGATTCGCACTACGTCAAGACCTTGAACTGGTTCAACTCCTTCGACAAGCCGCTGATGTACTCTGTCGGCGACAACGAGTGGACCGACTGTATGCGCGCCAACAACGGCGGCTACGATCCGCTGGACCGCCTGGCGCTGGTCCGCAAGACCTACTTCTCGTCGAACATGAGCCTGGGCCGCAATCCCGTGCAGTTGATGGTGCAGAGCGACGATCCGCAGTATGCCCTGTATTCGGAGAACCGGATGCTGGTGAAGGCGCCCGTGGTGTTCGCCACCATTCACATGCCGGGCAGCAACAATAACTACGAGTACCGGACCTCGCAGGGCGCGCCGAATCCTTTCTATGACAATGACAAGGAGTACACGGCCCGCAGCGCGGCCAATCTGGCCTGGTTGCACAAGGCGTTCCAGACGGCGCGTGAGACCAAGGCCCTGGGCCTGATGCTGCTGATACAGGCCAACATCTTCGAGACGTTCATGGATACCGGCACGGGCAGTACGCACTCCGGCTTCGCCGACTTCGTAGCCGCGCTGCGCGAGGAGACCAAGGCGTTCAATGGCGAGGTGGTGATGGTGTCGGGCGACAGCCACTACATGCGCGTGGACAAGCCGTTGACCGAGAATTGGCCCGCCTGCACCTCGGCCACCGGCAACTGTGTTGCGTATGATGCCGCCCTGGATGCCCGCGGCAACCGCATCATCAACTTCACGCGGCTGGAAGTCCCCGGCTCGGCCGATGTCCACTGGGCCGTGGCGCACATCCGCCCGAACAGCCGCAACGTGTTTCAGTTCGAGTTCATGATCCTGCCGGCGACGGCCACCACCACGGGCGTCACCGCGGTCGCCACCGCGCAGGGCACGAAGATCGACGCAAACACGGTGGAAACGCAGAGCCCGCAGATTGTTGTGGATGGATCCGCTTCCACCTCCACCAACGGGGGCGTGTTGAACTATGTATGGACTTCAGCGCCGGGCTATGCGGTACCCGCGATTCTGGGCAATGGGAAGGCCGCGCCCCTGGTGCAGTTCAGCGGGAAGGGGATCTACCGGCTCGTCCTGACCGTCACTGACCGGACTGGCGCCAGTGCACAGTCGACGGTCACCATTCGCGTGGTCTAA
- a CDS encoding MotA/TolQ/ExbB proton channel family protein, which yields MVSNRNMEPLSRSLVIEAVVRAMDRAATVVQARFRRRVDSLATIAVIAPLLGIFITLPGIIGSFGSYGGEKSGILAGIAIHLSYAIARSAAGLMVGLISYWIYRYLCQELDELALEMKSATLELANALCLLPLRK from the coding sequence GTGGTGTCCAACCGGAATATGGAGCCACTTTCCCGGTCACTCGTCATTGAAGCGGTGGTGCGAGCCATGGATCGGGCGGCCACCGTCGTTCAGGCAAGGTTTCGAAGGAGAGTAGACAGCCTGGCCACCATCGCGGTGATCGCGCCGCTTCTGGGTATTTTCATCACTCTGCCGGGCATCATTGGCTCGTTCGGCAGCTACGGCGGAGAAAAGTCGGGAATCCTCGCCGGGATCGCTATCCATCTGTCCTACGCGATCGCGCGCTCAGCCGCTGGCCTGATGGTGGGCCTGATCAGCTACTGGATCTACCGGTATCTCTGCCAGGAGCTCGACGAACTCGCCCTCGAAATGAAATCCGCAACCCTCGAACTCGCCAACGCGCTCTGCCTGCTTCCGCTCCGAAAATAA
- a CDS encoding bacterial transcriptional activator domain-containing protein, producing MKTRIALLTTVMAAICGAQSATPELSLSANGRARTQLRSGQPLILELSVMHPQMVEPLEGEERQPVVLPALDESWAKAVRVALYNSTGEAVDVAFTLHTPPEQRLVLNPAEQAEAAWSLSPEQTAALPEGAYVVRATLDTSTIALGDEWNGTLEAGEVPVDLRAMPAEPTSSERAEHLRLLAEYAALRNALDEAIAHTEDWIRLQPENAQAHGMKAELLERAGRTGEAFQFYGQAIAISEAQQQAAEMHAREQHGVLNQRIADLMRRLVAPR from the coding sequence ATGAAGACTCGAATCGCTTTGCTGACGACGGTGATGGCCGCTATCTGCGGCGCGCAGTCCGCGACGCCCGAGCTCTCGCTGAGCGCCAACGGCCGCGCCAGGACCCAGCTACGGAGTGGACAGCCGCTGATCCTGGAGTTGTCTGTGATGCACCCCCAAATGGTGGAGCCACTGGAGGGAGAAGAGCGGCAACCGGTGGTCCTGCCGGCCCTGGACGAATCCTGGGCGAAGGCAGTGCGGGTCGCGCTGTACAACTCCACTGGGGAAGCCGTGGACGTAGCATTCACACTGCACACGCCCCCGGAGCAGCGTCTGGTGCTGAATCCGGCCGAGCAGGCCGAAGCTGCCTGGAGCCTTTCGCCCGAGCAGACGGCCGCGCTGCCTGAAGGCGCGTATGTCGTGCGCGCCACGCTCGACACCAGCACCATCGCGCTGGGTGACGAGTGGAACGGCACGCTGGAGGCGGGCGAGGTCCCTGTCGATCTCAGGGCCATGCCGGCGGAACCTACCAGCAGCGAGCGAGCGGAGCATCTGCGGCTGCTGGCGGAGTATGCCGCGTTGCGCAACGCCCTCGACGAAGCGATTGCTCATACAGAGGATTGGATCCGGTTGCAGCCTGAGAACGCGCAGGCCCACGGCATGAAGGCCGAACTGCTGGAACGAGCCGGGCGGACCGGCGAGGCGTTCCAGTTCTATGGGCAAGCCATCGCCATCAGCGAGGCGCAACAGCAGGCGGCGGAGATGCACGCCCGGGAGCAGCATGGAGTCCTGAACCAGCGCATCGCCGATTTGATGCGCCGTCTCGTTGCCCCGCGTTGA
- a CDS encoding alpha-1,3-galactosidase-related protein: MHLKTCSLLAALCLVPAIHAQGVIDISAFGAKPGSGADATPAVRAALDACRKTKAAKLVFSEGQYDFWPTHASEKYLFVSNNDEGLKRIVFDLSGFNGLEIDGRGARFVFHRGVNPFLLDHSRNITIRNLSIDWKRTFHSEAKIVAVGKDTADLSITDAFPFKLENGLLVFTGEDKEVVPFQNVLEFDPVKRETAYMARDYWTGQNLPATALGPGQVRVRISKFEGTPGNTLVFGAAYRNFPAFTVTDSENFKLLSVSIYHCGAMGVIAQRSRDIDLDHVRVTPAPGSGRVVSITADATHFVNCSGRIVMTNCLFENQKDDATNIHGIYAQITAKLPDGELEAKLVHPQQRGFDFLVAGMKVELVHGPSMITYSEAVVQTVDRRNSEYTRFRLTTPLPAELKVGDAVAAAGPYPDVVIRNCTIRGNRARGLLLGSRGKILIEDNTFHTAGAAILLEGDARYWFEQAGVRDLVIRRNRFEDCNYGVWGKAVIEVAAGIDPKERAHNGYNRNIVVEENLFRQFDTNPIVSAYSVDGLKVRKNRLEKSTAYPARNPGSKPFEITDSVHVEIEDQ, translated from the coding sequence ATGCACCTGAAGACCTGTTCTCTGCTGGCCGCCCTCTGCCTGGTTCCCGCCATCCACGCCCAGGGAGTGATCGACATCTCCGCGTTTGGGGCGAAGCCCGGCAGCGGCGCGGATGCCACGCCGGCCGTTCGCGCCGCACTCGACGCCTGCCGCAAGACTAAGGCCGCCAAGCTCGTCTTCAGCGAGGGCCAGTATGACTTCTGGCCCACACACGCCTCTGAGAAGTACCTCTTTGTCAGCAACAACGACGAGGGCCTGAAGCGCATCGTGTTCGATCTCAGCGGATTCAATGGCCTAGAGATCGACGGCCGCGGAGCACGCTTCGTCTTTCACCGCGGCGTGAATCCGTTCCTACTCGATCACTCGCGCAACATCACCATTCGGAACCTCTCCATCGACTGGAAGCGCACGTTTCACAGCGAAGCGAAGATCGTGGCCGTCGGGAAGGACACGGCTGACCTCTCCATTACCGACGCGTTCCCCTTCAAACTCGAGAACGGACTGCTGGTCTTCACAGGCGAGGACAAAGAAGTCGTGCCGTTCCAGAATGTTCTCGAGTTCGATCCTGTCAAGCGGGAGACCGCCTACATGGCTCGCGACTACTGGACCGGACAGAACCTGCCGGCGACGGCCCTTGGGCCAGGGCAGGTGCGCGTGCGCATCTCCAAGTTTGAAGGCACGCCGGGCAACACGCTCGTCTTCGGTGCCGCCTACCGGAACTTCCCGGCCTTCACGGTCACCGACAGCGAGAACTTCAAGCTGCTGTCGGTGAGTATCTATCACTGCGGAGCCATGGGCGTGATCGCGCAGCGCAGCCGGGATATCGATCTCGACCACGTACGCGTGACGCCTGCCCCGGGCAGCGGCCGCGTGGTCAGCATTACGGCCGACGCAACGCATTTCGTGAACTGCTCCGGGCGCATCGTGATGACCAACTGCCTGTTCGAGAACCAGAAGGACGACGCCACCAACATCCACGGCATCTATGCGCAGATCACGGCTAAGTTGCCCGATGGGGAACTGGAAGCAAAACTGGTCCACCCGCAGCAGCGCGGCTTCGATTTCCTGGTTGCGGGCATGAAGGTGGAACTGGTCCACGGGCCGAGCATGATCACTTATTCCGAAGCTGTGGTCCAAACGGTCGACCGGCGCAACAGCGAGTACACGCGCTTCCGTCTGACCACGCCACTGCCTGCTGAGCTGAAGGTAGGCGATGCCGTGGCGGCCGCCGGTCCGTACCCGGATGTCGTCATCCGGAACTGCACGATTCGAGGGAATCGGGCTCGGGGGCTGCTGCTGGGCTCACGCGGCAAGATCCTGATCGAAGACAACACGTTCCACACGGCCGGCGCGGCCATCCTGCTGGAGGGCGACGCGCGGTACTGGTTTGAACAGGCCGGCGTGCGCGACCTGGTGATTCGCCGCAACCGCTTCGAGGACTGCAACTACGGAGTCTGGGGCAAGGCGGTGATCGAAGTGGCGGCGGGGATCGACCCCAAGGAACGAGCCCATAACGGCTACAACCGGAACATCGTCGTGGAAGAGAACCTCTTCCGCCAGTTCGATACGAACCCAATCGTCTCGGCGTACTCCGTGGATGGGCTCAAGGTGCGAAAGAACCGGCTCGAGAAATCGACGGCCTACCCGGCGCGCAATCCCGGCTCGAAGCCGTTCGAGATTACCGACTCCGTCCACGTTGAGATTGAGGATCAGTAA